ACTCAATCTTCTCAGCATGAGAGGGAACGGCAATTACGGTATCATCCTTGACGGTGTCTATATAAACAGCGCCGACCGGATCCTTGCCACCCTTCCGACGGATACCATCGAGTCCATCACCGTCGTGCGGGACGCCACGGCCCTTTCGCTCGGCCCTCTCACCAATTTCGGTTCCAGCAGCGGCTCCTCCAACCAGGGGTTCATCGTTATCAAGACGAAACGCGCCTCACAGAAGGTGGAAGGCGGGGCCATAGTGAGCTACGGAAGCTTTCACACCGAGAAAGAGCATCTCTATCAGGGGGCAAAGATCGGCAAGTTCGATTACCGGGTAGCGGGCACCCATACAAGCACCCAGGGGAAAACGAACTGGTACAACGCGAGCCGGAACACCTCCGTCCTTCTCAGGGGAGGGTACACGTCGCCGGTCTTTTTCGGTGACCTGTTCTACTATTCAAGCAGGGGCATGAGACAGTTCCAGCGGGCCGAGAATCTCGTGCCGAAAACGGCGAAAAAGAAGGTGGGCAAGAAAACCATTACCTATCTTGATTGGTCAACGGTCGGGGAACTCAGCAATCAGAAATGGGAAATAGACCCCATGATCTCCGACATGATCGCCGTCAATCTCAACAAGCCCTGGAGCGATACCCAGACCACCACATTCAGTTACGCTTACAACAGCCTCCTTGTGAGCAGCACGCAGGACAGTTTTGTCGGCGGAAAACCGAGCGTAAGGGATCAGAACAGCCGGGGTCAGAGCGCCAGCCTCAGGCATGTCATCAACTCGCACAACAACGTCCTCAGGCTTGGAGGTCAGTATTTCCAGTATGTGAGCCCTGACGGTTTTCCCCCCTACTGGGACATGAGATCCGATGAGGACATGTACAGTCTCTTCGTGCAGGACGAATACCGCATGCTTGGCGACAAACTGACCATCGACGGCGGTATCAGGATGGACAAGAAACATTTCAACAACGACCCCGAATCGGGTTACGCGATCAATGAATGGGCGAAGGAGACCTTCACCTATGCCCTGGGAACGTCGTACAAGCTGCACCGCATGGTCACCCTGACCGGACGGTATGCCTATTCCGAGAACTCCATGAGTCCTTACCAGCTAAGCGCCGACGGGTCAAAGCTGCCGCCGGAGAGGCGGTCGAGATACGAGGCGGGCATCCTCGCCAATCTGCATCCTTCCTTCAACCCGTCGCTCACACTCTATTACTACGACACAAAGAACCAGAAGGTAAGCTCGACGGGGGTCGATCCCACAACAGGGGCCGTCGTATCCTCGTACATAGACCCCGTTACGGGAGAAGAGGTCAGCTTTGTCGACTCCGATGATGTCCGGACGAAAGGATTGGAGGTCGGCGTTTCCGGCAGCATATTGAAGGCTTTTACGTATCACCTCCTGTACAGCCATGTCACGACGGACAACACCGAGACCAACAACCGCACACCCCATCATCTTGCAAGCGGCCGCTTCAGCTACAGGTACAAGAATGCCGATCTCAACCTCAGCTTTCGGTACGTGAGTCCCTACAGCAAGACCGAGTATTACGAACTTGGAGACTATACGAGGGTCGACGCCAACATACGATACAATTTCAAGGTCTTCGACAGGGACACACGGATCACCCTCTACGGCAGGAACCTGGGCGACAAACACTATACGACCACCTACAACACGGGCGCCTTCTATGACCCCGGTCTTCAATACGGCGTGGAGCTGGCATACAAGTTCTGGTAACGGAAGGACACCGAGGCCGCACGGTCCACGGAATGTGTGCGGAAGCAAAGGTGCGGGGAAGTGCTTCAAGATATGGCGAGATGGCAAAGGGAGTAAACACGTTCTTCTCAACACGTGTGAGCGATGGAGGTTTGTCATGAAAGGAAGTGTAGTCTGTTTCGCGGGCCTGTTTCTCTTTGTTGCAGGCTGTCTGTTACCGGTGGTTGCCCTGGCGGACAATTGCATGGAGTGCCATCATAAGCAAGGGGTGAAGGCGAAAGAACTCTCCGCCGGGCCCATAAGAACGATCGTTGACGGAAAAGAGCGGACCATAACGCTTGACCGGGTCTTCAAGTACCACGGAGACCGGTGCCCGGGTGCCATCATCGCGTATCGCGCGACACAATACGGGATCGAGATCCTCTTTCCCGGAGAGATCCCGGAAAGAGACGATCTTCTGATCGTGTCCAGAACGCCTGCCGGCGGTGTGAGGGATTTCATCGATTTCTTTATGAAAGGAGACAACCCGTTGCAGAAAACACCGGTTCCGGTGGGCATGGAAAAAGCACGGGAGGGGTTTGCCTTC
The nucleotide sequence above comes from Syntrophorhabdus sp.. Encoded proteins:
- a CDS encoding TonB-dependent receptor plug domain-containing protein gives rise to the protein MIWICRRLSLLVLALALGTFLVFQTVLAEEKGAQKTEQKGSHRLEEVTVTDKKVGEPVASPYAVPESSKLATEVITAEEIEALHPETIWDVLEQMPGMEVTFQGRMKLNLLSMRGNGNYGIILDGVYINSADRILATLPTDTIESITVVRDATALSLGPLTNFGSSSGSSNQGFIVIKTKRASQKVEGGAIVSYGSFHTEKEHLYQGAKIGKFDYRVAGTHTSTQGKTNWYNASRNTSVLLRGGYTSPVFFGDLFYYSSRGMRQFQRAENLVPKTAKKKVGKKTITYLDWSTVGELSNQKWEIDPMISDMIAVNLNKPWSDTQTTTFSYAYNSLLVSSTQDSFVGGKPSVRDQNSRGQSASLRHVINSHNNVLRLGGQYFQYVSPDGFPPYWDMRSDEDMYSLFVQDEYRMLGDKLTIDGGIRMDKKHFNNDPESGYAINEWAKETFTYALGTSYKLHRMVTLTGRYAYSENSMSPYQLSADGSKLPPERRSRYEAGILANLHPSFNPSLTLYYYDTKNQKVSSTGVDPTTGAVVSSYIDPVTGEEVSFVDSDDVRTKGLEVGVSGSILKAFTYHLLYSHVTTDNTETNNRTPHHLASGRFSYRYKNADLNLSFRYVSPYSKTEYYELGDYTRVDANIRYNFKVFDRDTRITLYGRNLGDKHYTTTYNTGAFYDPGLQYGVELAYKFW